The DNA sequence CTTGGAGCCGCTCGGGCCACGCATGCGCTTGATGGCCTGGTCCATGTTCAGGCCCTTGACGGCGGTCTCGTCGATGCGGGTGATCAGGTCGCCCGTCTGCAGACCGGCACGGAAGGCCGGCGAGCCCTCGATCGGCGAGACCACCTTGACGAGGCCCTCTTCCATCTCGATCTGGATGCCCACGCCCGTGAACTTGCCGCTGATGCCTTCGTGGAATTCCTTGTAGGCCTGGCCTTCGAAGTAGGCCGAGTGCGGGTCCAGCCCGGACACCATGCCGCCGATCGCGTCACGGATCAGCTTCTTCTCGTCCACCGGCTCGACGTACGAACGCTTGACGAGGTCGAACACCGCGGCGAGCTGCTGCATGTCCTCCAGCGGCAGCGGCGACAGCGCGCTGCGCGCCGTGGCCTGCAACTGCATCGTGGCCAGCGCACCGGCGACGGCCCCGACAGCCACCCAACCCGCAACCTTCAATTTGCTACCCATTTCGGACACCTCTTGCGTTGCAGGCCACGCCAGCCTGCACACCATGAATCGATCGGGCAGTATAGGACGGGCCATGTGCACGGCCCCTGAACAAGCCGGCATGCCCCTGCCTCCATCTGGCGAGAACCGGCGGAAATCAGGAGGAATGCGGATATTGACCGGCATGGCCTGACGCGCGGGCGCTGCCGGCCGCCGGTGAAGAACTCGCTAAACTTCACACACGCTTCACGCCTGTCCCCGTCCTCCACCGACCGACCCACGTCCGAGTCACCCCGATGCACACCGCCAGCCTCTCCAGCAAGGGCCAGATCGTCATCCCCAAGGCGCTGCGCAACGAGTTGAACCTGCTGCCCGGCACCCGGTTCGCGCTGAGTGTCGACGCCGGCCGCCTCGTGCTGGAGCCGCTGCGCGAGCCGGAGTTCGACCTGGACGCCATCCACGCGGCGGTCGACCAGCTCGCGGGCTGCCTGTACCGCCCGGACGCCGTGCCGACCAGCGCCCCCGAGGACGAGGCGGCCATCGTCGCCCTGCTGGGCAGCGAAGACCGCCGCCTGGGCCGGGGCCAGCCATGATCTTCCTCGACAGCTCCGTGCTGGCACGGCTCATCCTGCGCGACCAGCCCGCCGCCTACCTCGCCGCACGCGAGCTGCTGCGCCAGCCGAAGCGCTACGGCGTCACCGGCACCGTGCTGCTGGAACTGGTCTGGCTGCTCAAGAGCAAGCGCATCGGCAACAACGACCTCAGCCGCGCCATCGCCGCCATCCTGGCGCTGCCCAACCTGCACTGCCCCGACATCGAAGCCGTCTGGACCGCCCAGATGGCCCACACCGCCGGCATGGACTTCGCAGACGCGCTGCACCTGGCGATCAGCGCCGAGGCGGGCGCGACCGGCTTTGTCACCGCCGATCCCCTGCTGGCCCGCCACGCCCAGCGCCTGGGCCTGCAGCCGCCGGTCGAGCTGCTTGGCTACCATCCCGAACCATGACCGACCAAGCCCACGCCCACAGCGACCCCGACGCCTCGCCCCTCGGCAAGGTGGTGGCCACCTACCGCGACACCTACGCCCCCGAGCTGCTGTATCCGATCTCGCGCACGCCCAAGCGCGAGGAGATCGGCCTCACCACCGACAACACCAGAGGCCACCTGCCTTTCATGGGCGCCGACCTCTGGACCGCATACGAGCTGTCCTGGCTCACGCTGCGCGGCAAGCCCGAGGTGGCACTGGCAACGTTCACGGTGCCCTGCGAATCGCCGAACATCATCGAGAGCAAGTCGCTCAAGCTCTACCTCAACAGCTTCAACATGACCCGCTTCGCGTCGATCGACGCGGTGCGCGAGGTGCTGGTGCGCGACCTGAGCGCGGCCACCGGCGTGCGGGTCGGCGTGAAGCTGGTGCTGCCCGAGGCCTTCGACGCGCAGCCGATCCACGAACTCTCCGGCCTGTGCCTGGACCGCATGGACATCGACTGCGACGTCTTCCAGCCCGCACCCGAGCTGCTCACGGCGGCGCTCGACGAGCTGCCCGTCACCGAGACACTCACCTCCAACCTGCTCAAGAGCAACTGCCTGGTCACCGGCCAGCCAGACTGGGGCAGCGTGCAGATCACCTACAGCGGCCCGCAGATCGACCAGGCCGGCCTGCTGCGCTACCTGGTGAGCTTCCGCGGGCACAACGAGTTCCACGAGCAGTGCGTCGAGCGGATCTACATGGACATCCTGACCCGCTGCCAGCCCGTCAAGCTGCAGGTCTACGCCCGCTACACCCGCCGCGGCGGCCTGGACATCAACCCCTGGCGCACCAGCCACCCCGCGGCTGCGCCCGTCAACGTCCGGACGGCGCGCCAATGAGCCACCCGGTCGCCCTCACGCTGTACGGCATCCCGAACTGCGACACCGTCAAGAAGGCCCGCGCCTGGCTGGCCGAGCGCGGCGTGGCGGTCACCTTCCACGACTTCAAGAAACAGGGCGTGCCCGAAGCGGCGCTGGACAC is a window from the Sphaerotilus montanus genome containing:
- a CDS encoding AbrB/MazE/SpoVT family DNA-binding domain-containing protein codes for the protein MHTASLSSKGQIVIPKALRNELNLLPGTRFALSVDAGRLVLEPLREPEFDLDAIHAAVDQLAGCLYRPDAVPTSAPEDEAAIVALLGSEDRRLGRGQP
- a CDS encoding type II toxin-antitoxin system VapC family toxin, producing the protein MIFLDSSVLARLILRDQPAAYLAARELLRQPKRYGVTGTVLLELVWLLKSKRIGNNDLSRAIAAILALPNLHCPDIEAVWTAQMAHTAGMDFADALHLAISAEAGATGFVTADPLLARHAQRLGLQPPVELLGYHPEP
- the queF gene encoding NADPH-dependent 7-cyano-7-deazaguanine reductase QueF (Catalyzes the NADPH-dependent reduction of 7-cyano-7-deazaguanine (preQ0) to 7-aminomethyl-7-deazaguanine (preQ1) in queuosine biosynthesis), which gives rise to MTDQAHAHSDPDASPLGKVVATYRDTYAPELLYPISRTPKREEIGLTTDNTRGHLPFMGADLWTAYELSWLTLRGKPEVALATFTVPCESPNIIESKSLKLYLNSFNMTRFASIDAVREVLVRDLSAATGVRVGVKLVLPEAFDAQPIHELSGLCLDRMDIDCDVFQPAPELLTAALDELPVTETLTSNLLKSNCLVTGQPDWGSVQITYSGPQIDQAGLLRYLVSFRGHNEFHEQCVERIYMDILTRCQPVKLQVYARYTRRGGLDINPWRTSHPAAAPVNVRTARQ